The following are encoded together in the Capsulimonas corticalis genome:
- a CDS encoding ABC transporter ATP-binding protein, translated as MNDILLEIDHLSKRYCRDPRRAAAYAMRDIWSDICGRAPGDALRPGEFWAVRDVNMQVARGEVVGLIGHNGAGKSTLINLVSGVLRPTLGSISLYTDLVVTMDHQSGLSPVQTGRENIGSQLSLHGMSALDIDAAIEAVVGYSELGEFADAPVGSYSLGMRARLAFAIYSQLKPDLFIVDEALSGGDLRFRNKFARFLKNHIDAGGSILMASHDIYTIQSMCDRCVVMDRGEAIISGTTPEALHAYTALAHERDRKSLEDKASAPTTDDRSCDELVRIESIEVIGADGDRIYPGDPVEIRIVCDSSETTEAVLCSVEIGSRGIFPVATHIGGFADSGYRMTPGRNEFLCRIDPFPLASGIYHLCVSVVTRDSGIVLGWKGYQDAGVIFEVHGHSDPQGNLMAYRNGIVHLSANWAQMVNHIGDTSLEERETEAQELSRNETVG; from the coding sequence ATGAATGACATCCTTCTCGAAATCGATCATCTTTCGAAACGCTACTGCCGGGATCCCAGGCGCGCCGCGGCGTACGCGATGCGCGACATCTGGAGCGACATTTGCGGCCGCGCGCCAGGCGATGCGCTGCGCCCCGGCGAGTTCTGGGCCGTGCGCGATGTGAATATGCAGGTTGCGCGCGGCGAGGTCGTCGGACTGATCGGCCACAACGGCGCGGGCAAGAGCACCCTGATCAACCTCGTGAGCGGCGTCCTGCGCCCCACCCTCGGCTCGATCTCGCTGTATACCGATCTCGTGGTGACGATGGACCATCAGAGCGGTCTCAGTCCCGTGCAGACGGGACGCGAAAACATCGGCAGCCAGTTATCGCTCCACGGCATGTCCGCGCTGGATATCGACGCGGCGATCGAAGCGGTCGTCGGCTATTCAGAACTAGGGGAATTCGCGGACGCCCCCGTGGGGTCCTATAGCCTGGGCATGCGGGCGCGCCTGGCGTTCGCGATCTACTCGCAGCTCAAGCCGGACCTATTCATCGTGGACGAGGCGCTGAGCGGCGGCGACCTGCGCTTTCGCAACAAATTCGCCCGCTTTCTCAAGAACCATATCGATGCCGGAGGCTCTATTCTCATGGCGTCTCACGATATTTACACGATTCAATCGATGTGCGACCGATGCGTGGTGATGGATCGCGGCGAAGCGATCATCTCGGGGACGACTCCGGAGGCGCTCCACGCCTACACGGCGCTGGCGCATGAGCGCGACCGGAAATCCCTCGAAGACAAGGCGTCTGCGCCCACGACGGACGATCGTTCCTGCGACGAGCTCGTCCGAATCGAGAGCATTGAGGTGATCGGCGCGGACGGGGACCGGATCTACCCGGGCGATCCCGTCGAGATCCGCATCGTTTGCGATTCTTCCGAGACCACGGAGGCCGTTCTGTGCAGCGTGGAGATTGGGAGCCGCGGGATCTTCCCGGTGGCGACGCACATCGGAGGTTTTGCAGACAGCGGTTACCGCATGACTCCGGGGCGCAATGAATTTCTTTGCCGGATCGATCCGTTTCCGCTCGCGTCCGGCATTTACCACCTCTGCGTATCCGTGGTGACGCGAGACAGCGGCATCGTGCTGGGATGGAAGGGCTATCAGGACGCCGGGGTGATCTTTGAAGTCCACGGCCATTCCGATCCGCAAGGAAACCTGATGGCGTATCGGAACGGCATCGTACACTTGAGC
- a CDS encoding ABC transporter permease — MSLPAKVYSAESPLRRPRQFLRDAAADLLASRETARRWFQQTIAQRYRYSSLGLLWAVAPPVAAALLTFGKRGLPLAHTGSSTPPQFYAVFGLMLAQTFLETFNTQRNLFSGNRHLLGRQKTATEGLILAGAADNAVGLGIKLAVLAIFAVIFHTPPTAALPLGLLGVAAVGVLGSGLGLLFAPASALKPDLDHIMTFFPWILFGLTPVFVQVPSSSGLHQIYRLNPLTSVFEAARAFTYGDPAGHGGALAASVVISVALFLFGALFCRVSRPFIVERFLK; from the coding sequence TTGTCCCTTCCCGCGAAAGTCTATTCCGCCGAAAGCCCGTTACGGCGTCCGCGCCAATTTCTGCGGGACGCCGCCGCAGACCTGCTTGCCTCGCGGGAGACCGCCCGCCGCTGGTTTCAGCAGACGATCGCCCAACGGTATCGATACTCTTCCCTGGGGCTGCTCTGGGCGGTCGCGCCGCCCGTGGCGGCGGCGCTGCTGACATTCGGCAAACGCGGCCTGCCGCTGGCGCACACCGGATCATCCACGCCGCCCCAGTTTTACGCGGTGTTCGGCTTAATGCTGGCGCAGACATTTCTGGAGACATTCAACACGCAGCGAAACCTCTTCAGCGGCAACCGCCACTTGCTGGGGCGTCAAAAGACGGCGACGGAAGGGCTGATCCTGGCGGGCGCGGCCGATAACGCGGTCGGCCTGGGGATCAAGCTGGCGGTCCTCGCCATCTTCGCGGTCATTTTTCACACCCCGCCGACGGCGGCGCTCCCGCTGGGATTGCTGGGCGTCGCCGCCGTCGGCGTGCTGGGTTCGGGACTGGGACTCCTGTTCGCTCCCGCCAGCGCCTTGAAGCCCGACCTCGATCATATCATGACCTTCTTTCCCTGGATCCTCTTCGGGCTGACCCCGGTCTTTGTCCAGGTCCCGTCCAGCTCCGGACTGCACCAGATCTACCGTCTCAATCCCCTGACCTCGGTCTTCGAGGCGGCGCGGGCGTTTACTTACGGAGACCCCGCCGGACATGGCGGCGCGCTCGCCGCGAGCGTCGTTATATCGGTTGCTCTTTTTCTCTTTGGCGCCCTGTTCTGCCGGGTCAGCCGTCCCTTTATTGTGGAGCGATTTCTGAAGTAA
- a CDS encoding glycosyltransferase family 2 protein, producing the protein MADSNADLVSVIIPTYNRSALLLQAVASVRQQTWPHVQIIVADDGSDDNTAEIMSRATDVLYVRQEHRGQGAARNLGLRHADGAFICSLDSDDLWDPDFLESSLRALRTLKADFVFSNWKGQTADGESFVSNFEEIYGWRHYRETELKGWLIMEPEQARAIYVDACISPSSSFLLPRELLENGWAEDLKIADDWDLLLGLVLSKPRRVAVSSHPRWRKRVFGDNICDQRSSKDVKRYLCVHDFHILLKRFAPMMSASERSWYYARLAFYQLVLARWELAERNIAVVPGLLIRAIGCMLFAFLLFPGIVLKCVREVRSRKHSTSSQVRRRRQAVLETAKRP; encoded by the coding sequence ATGGCCGACTCTAACGCCGATCTCGTATCGGTCATTATCCCCACCTATAATCGCTCCGCGCTGCTTCTCCAGGCCGTGGCGAGCGTTCGCCAGCAGACGTGGCCGCACGTCCAGATCATCGTCGCCGACGACGGCTCAGACGACAACACCGCCGAAATCATGTCCCGGGCGACGGATGTCCTCTACGTGCGCCAGGAGCACCGGGGACAGGGCGCCGCGCGAAACCTTGGCCTGCGCCACGCCGACGGCGCTTTTATCTGCTCGCTGGACTCGGACGATCTCTGGGATCCGGACTTTTTGGAAAGCAGCCTGCGCGCGCTGCGCACGCTCAAGGCCGATTTCGTCTTCTCGAATTGGAAGGGGCAGACGGCGGATGGCGAGTCCTTCGTCAGCAATTTCGAGGAGATCTACGGCTGGCGCCATTACCGGGAAACGGAGCTAAAGGGCTGGCTGATCATGGAGCCGGAACAGGCGCGCGCCATCTATGTGGACGCCTGCATTTCGCCCTCGTCGTCCTTCCTCCTGCCGCGTGAGCTGCTGGAGAACGGCTGGGCTGAAGACCTGAAGATCGCCGACGACTGGGATCTGTTGCTGGGCCTGGTGTTATCCAAACCGCGCCGCGTCGCCGTTTCCTCCCATCCCCGCTGGCGAAAGCGCGTCTTTGGCGACAACATCTGCGACCAGCGAAGCAGCAAAGACGTCAAACGCTATCTCTGCGTGCATGACTTTCATATTCTGCTGAAGCGCTTCGCCCCGATGATGAGCGCCTCCGAACGATCCTGGTACTACGCCCGCCTCGCGTTTTACCAGCTTGTTTTGGCAAGGTGGGAGCTGGCGGAGCGCAATATCGCCGTCGTCCCCGGTCTCCTCATCAGAGCGATCGGCTGCATGCTGTTTGCCTTCTTGCTCTTCCCCGGGATCGTGCTGAAGTGCGTACGCGAGGTTCGAAGCCGCAAACACAGCACATCCTCGCAGGTGCGCCGCCGGCGACAGGCCGTCCTGGAAACAGCGAAGCGGCCATAA
- a CDS encoding glycosyltransferase family 4 protein — MISAHPSIPEAVTPTARASCPSSRFLFLSSCPEPWGGSEELWSQAALRLSSDGHRVSVCKTLVVRDHPRIRELLSSGVSVEDYLGASYLQLTFALVRRILGMMLRAAAPRQDKTHGSDGSQSHPAPTQSWKQRLLGLYQFIFGRRLKALAPDLAVISQGENFDGLHFSAACRKLGVPYVLICQKASDLNWPGDFVREEMRLSYRDARRVYFVSRHNQALTERQIACKLPNAEVVRNPFLTAGGAPPPYPETASGHFRLACIARLFVLEKGQDSLLDVLAQEKWRRRDLEVNFYGQGIHREALERAAEMLDLRNVVFHGFTDDILSVWSEHHALVLPSRAEGLPLVVVEAMMCGRPPIVTNAGGSGEVVDDGETGFLARGTDAASLDDVLERAWSRRDEWEAIGREAAKRIRLLVPESPGDEFAEKLALALNQTRTEATSHGRL, encoded by the coding sequence ATGATTTCAGCTCACCCTTCTATTCCAGAGGCAGTCACGCCGACTGCCCGCGCGTCATGTCCAAGTTCGCGCTTTCTCTTCCTCAGCTCCTGCCCGGAGCCATGGGGCGGCAGTGAGGAGCTCTGGTCCCAAGCCGCGCTGCGCCTATCCAGCGACGGCCATCGCGTGTCCGTCTGCAAGACGCTGGTGGTCCGCGATCACCCCCGTATTCGGGAGCTTTTGTCCTCGGGCGTCTCGGTCGAGGATTACCTGGGCGCCTCCTACCTTCAACTCACCTTTGCGCTCGTCCGGCGCATCCTGGGAATGATGCTCCGAGCCGCCGCGCCGCGCCAGGACAAAACCCATGGATCTGATGGATCTCAAAGCCATCCAGCGCCTACCCAGTCCTGGAAGCAGCGCCTGCTGGGGCTTTACCAGTTCATCTTCGGGCGGCGGCTCAAGGCTCTGGCGCCCGATCTGGCCGTGATCTCTCAAGGCGAGAATTTCGACGGCCTTCACTTCTCCGCCGCCTGCCGCAAGCTCGGCGTTCCGTACGTGCTGATTTGCCAGAAAGCCTCGGACTTAAATTGGCCGGGAGATTTCGTTCGTGAGGAGATGCGGCTCTCCTACCGGGACGCCCGCCGCGTGTATTTCGTCTCGCGCCACAATCAAGCGTTGACGGAGCGGCAAATCGCCTGCAAGCTTCCGAACGCGGAGGTCGTACGAAATCCCTTTTTGACCGCCGGCGGCGCGCCGCCGCCATATCCCGAAACAGCTTCCGGACATTTTCGACTTGCCTGCATTGCTCGACTGTTCGTCCTGGAAAAGGGTCAGGACAGCCTGCTGGACGTGCTGGCGCAGGAAAAGTGGCGGCGGCGCGATCTGGAGGTGAACTTCTACGGGCAGGGCATTCACCGTGAGGCGCTGGAGCGCGCGGCGGAGATGCTGGACCTGCGCAATGTCGTCTTTCATGGCTTTACGGACGATATCCTGTCCGTCTGGAGCGAGCACCACGCTCTGGTGCTGCCCTCGCGCGCCGAGGGCCTTCCGCTGGTGGTGGTGGAGGCGATGATGTGCGGCCGGCCGCCCATCGTCACCAACGCCGGCGGCAGCGGAGAAGTCGTTGACGACGGCGAGACAGGATTCCTCGCCCGGGGAACGGACGCGGCTTCGCTGGACGATGTGCTGGAACGCGCCTGGAGCCGGCGCGACGAATGGGAAGCGATCGGACGGGAAGCCGCAAAACGCATCCGGCTTTTGGTCCCCGAGAGCCCGGGCGACGAGTTTGCGGAAAAGCTGGCGCTGGCGCTCAATCAAACGCGAACGGAGGCGACTTCCCATGGCCGACTCTAA
- the aroF gene encoding 3-deoxy-7-phosphoheptulonate synthase, with product MIVIMQADATKEQIGEVEGALQEWGYEIHPIYGVERTVIAAVGAPTQDEARVAEQVESLPSVERAVLILKPYRFASKEFRPEKSQVKVGDVVIGDNSFVMMAGPCTVESEEQLMTAARAVKAGGATVLRGGAFKPSTSPYSFQGMGEDGLKLLAQAREETGLPIITEVMHVGNIDLVCKYADILQIGTRNMQNYDLLIEVGKVKKPVMLKRGMSAKIEEWLQAAEYIIKGGNDAVMLCERGVRTSETYTRNTLDLSAVLAVRELSHLPVIIDPSQGTGRSSMVPAMCKAAAAVGADGVLVEVHPNPEKALKDGAQSITIPAFEKLMPELRAVVEAVGRYM from the coding sequence ATGATCGTGATAATGCAGGCCGACGCCACAAAAGAGCAGATTGGTGAAGTCGAAGGCGCGCTTCAGGAGTGGGGTTACGAGATCCACCCAATCTATGGCGTCGAGCGTACGGTGATCGCCGCAGTCGGCGCGCCCACTCAGGACGAAGCCCGCGTCGCGGAGCAAGTCGAGTCCCTTCCTTCCGTCGAAAGAGCAGTGTTGATCTTGAAGCCGTATCGTTTCGCCAGCAAGGAATTCCGCCCCGAGAAGAGTCAGGTCAAAGTCGGCGACGTCGTCATTGGCGACAACAGCTTCGTCATGATGGCCGGCCCGTGCACCGTTGAGTCCGAAGAGCAGCTGATGACGGCGGCCCGCGCCGTCAAGGCCGGCGGCGCGACCGTCCTTCGCGGCGGCGCCTTCAAGCCGAGCACCAGCCCCTACTCCTTCCAGGGCATGGGCGAGGACGGCCTCAAGCTGCTGGCCCAGGCCCGTGAAGAAACCGGCCTGCCGATCATTACCGAAGTCATGCATGTGGGCAATATCGATCTGGTCTGCAAGTACGCGGACATCCTCCAGATCGGCACCCGCAACATGCAGAACTACGATCTTCTGATCGAAGTCGGCAAGGTCAAGAAGCCGGTCATGCTCAAGCGCGGCATGTCCGCGAAGATCGAAGAGTGGCTCCAGGCCGCCGAGTACATCATCAAGGGCGGAAACGACGCCGTTATGCTCTGCGAGCGCGGCGTGCGCACCTCCGAGACCTACACCCGCAACACGCTGGACCTCTCGGCGGTCCTCGCCGTCCGCGAGCTCTCCCACCTTCCGGTCATCATCGACCCCTCGCAGGGCACCGGGCGCTCCTCCATGGTTCCGGCGATGTGCAAAGCCGCCGCCGCCGTGGGCGCGGACGGCGTCCTGGTGGAAGTCCACCCGAACCCGGAGAAGGCGCTGAAGGACGGCGCCCAGAGCATCACCATCCCCGCCTTCGAGAAGCTGATGCCCGAGCTTCGCGCCGTGGTCGAAGCCGTCGGCCGCTATATGTAA
- the hisC gene encoding histidinol-phosphate transaminase — translation MSLPISEHILALRPYQPGKPIDEVKRELGLTDVVKLASNENPLGPSPLAAEAIAACAHGVSIYPDGNAPALRAAVSELVSMPPNTLVFGNGSDEILHLLTMTFLQPGEETVQADPSFAMYEIYAAQANAKIHRVPLTHYTHNLEAMADAITPGTRLLFIANPNNPTGTLVTQAEVDRFMERVPPHVLVVFDEAYDEYVSHADKPDMRPYVRDDRNVIILRTFSKAYGLAGLRVGYGIAPPRIAELLNRVRSPFNVNLIGQAAAAAGVVDQEHIRRAVALNYEGRDYYYREFQRLGLEFIPSEANFVCVDVKRDSKEVFEALQRLGVIVRAGAGLGLPTHIRVTVGTMAQNERFIAALTAVLES, via the coding sequence ATGAGCTTACCGATCTCCGAACACATACTGGCCCTTCGTCCGTATCAGCCGGGCAAGCCGATCGACGAAGTAAAACGCGAGCTGGGACTCACCGATGTCGTCAAGCTGGCGTCGAACGAAAACCCGCTCGGCCCTTCTCCCCTCGCCGCCGAAGCGATCGCTGCGTGCGCGCATGGCGTCTCGATCTATCCCGACGGCAACGCGCCGGCCCTGCGCGCCGCCGTCTCGGAACTGGTCAGCATGCCGCCGAACACACTCGTGTTTGGCAACGGCAGCGACGAGATTCTGCACCTTCTGACGATGACGTTTTTGCAGCCCGGTGAAGAAACCGTGCAGGCGGATCCGTCCTTTGCGATGTACGAGATCTACGCCGCGCAGGCGAACGCCAAGATCCATCGCGTCCCGCTGACCCACTATACGCACAATCTGGAAGCGATGGCCGACGCCATCACGCCCGGAACGCGCTTGCTTTTTATCGCCAATCCGAACAATCCCACGGGCACCCTGGTGACGCAGGCCGAAGTCGACAGATTTATGGAGCGCGTCCCGCCGCATGTCCTCGTCGTCTTCGACGAAGCGTATGACGAATACGTCAGCCACGCCGACAAGCCCGACATGCGTCCTTATGTCCGTGACGATCGCAATGTCATCATCCTGCGCACCTTTTCCAAGGCGTACGGCCTCGCGGGCCTGCGCGTCGGTTACGGGATCGCGCCGCCTCGGATCGCCGAGCTGCTCAACCGCGTGCGCTCCCCGTTCAATGTCAACCTGATCGGCCAGGCCGCCGCCGCCGCCGGCGTCGTGGACCAGGAGCATATCCGCCGCGCCGTCGCGCTGAACTATGAAGGCCGCGACTATTACTATCGCGAGTTTCAGCGCCTTGGACTGGAGTTTATCCCCAGCGAAGCGAATTTCGTGTGCGTTGACGTCAAGCGCGACAGCAAGGAAGTTTTCGAAGCGCTGCAGCGCCTCGGCGTAATCGTCCGCGCCGGCGCGGGCCTGGGCCTCCCCACCCACATTCGCGTGACCGTGGGAACCATGGCGCAGAACGAACGGTTCATCGCGGCGCTGACGGCGGTGCTGGAGAGCTAG